A stretch of the Rhizomicrobium sp. genome encodes the following:
- the ptsP gene encoding phosphoenolpyruvate--protein phosphotransferase: MPVSGGPRLLLRKLREIMAEQTSAQTRLDKLVTVIATNMVAEVCSIYLRRAGKALELFATEGLNRAAVHTTRMKEGEGLVGLVAQTAEPVNLSDAPSDPHFSYRPETGEDPYKSFLGVPIVRGGQVFGVLTVQNRAAVLYSEEEVEALQTVSMVLAEVVAQGGLFRITELDEPELRADRPRTFTGEGLAEGVGIGRVVLHEPRVKVEKMIADDTQEELTRLEEAIGKLRDAVDEMLESSELDLTGEGREVIEAYRLFAHDQGWRQRMRDAVRTGLTAEAAVERVQDEMRVRVQRLDDPVLRERLHDLDDLARRLLRHLSGEIGAQELPLNAVIIARAMGPAELLDYGRERLVGLVLEDAASTSHVSIVARSMGLPLIGSVEGISDSARGGDLIALDGETGELHLRPQPEIVAAFEAKRALREQVQARFAALRDLPAITKDGVPIQLMMNAGLKLDMPHLAESGADGIGLFRTELQFMIGETMPRLADQVEFYRAIIDAAGDKPVVFRTLDLGGDKVLPYARWEREENPALGWRAIRIALDRPALLRYQVRALLMASAGGTLRILLPMVSNVDEFNRARALIDRETERARLLGIERPRQVLVGAMLEVPSLAFMLPQLMRSADFVSIGSNDLLSFVFAVDRTNPRVSRRYDVLNPAALYLIRLIVNSAAEAHGELSLCGEMAGRPLDAMALLGLGLRTLSMHPANIGPIKAMIRSMNLSEVTPFVDKLCGRTDHSLRTRLAAFAAERGIALK, translated from the coding sequence ATGCCCGTCTCCGGCGGTCCGCGCCTGCTGCTGCGCAAGCTGCGCGAGATCATGGCCGAGCAGACGAGCGCGCAGACCCGCCTCGACAAGCTGGTCACCGTGATCGCGACCAATATGGTCGCCGAGGTCTGTTCGATCTATCTGCGCCGCGCCGGCAAGGCGCTCGAGCTCTTCGCCACCGAGGGCCTCAACCGCGCCGCCGTGCATACCACGCGGATGAAGGAAGGCGAGGGCCTGGTCGGCCTGGTCGCCCAGACCGCCGAGCCGGTGAACCTCTCCGATGCGCCGTCGGATCCCCACTTCTCCTACCGCCCGGAGACCGGCGAGGATCCCTACAAGTCGTTCCTGGGCGTGCCGATCGTGCGCGGCGGCCAGGTGTTCGGCGTGCTCACCGTGCAGAACCGCGCCGCGGTTCTCTATTCGGAAGAAGAGGTCGAGGCGCTGCAGACCGTCTCGATGGTGCTGGCCGAGGTCGTGGCGCAAGGCGGCCTGTTCCGTATCACAGAGCTCGACGAGCCCGAGCTGCGCGCCGACCGCCCGCGCACCTTCACGGGCGAGGGCCTGGCCGAAGGCGTCGGCATCGGCCGCGTCGTGCTCCACGAGCCGCGCGTCAAGGTCGAGAAGATGATCGCCGACGACACGCAGGAGGAGCTCACGCGGCTCGAAGAGGCGATCGGCAAGCTGCGCGACGCCGTCGACGAGATGCTCGAGTCCAGCGAGCTCGATCTCACCGGCGAGGGCAGGGAGGTCATCGAGGCCTATCGGCTCTTCGCCCACGACCAGGGCTGGCGCCAGCGCATGCGCGACGCGGTGCGCACCGGCCTCACCGCCGAGGCCGCGGTCGAGCGTGTCCAGGACGAGATGCGGGTGCGCGTCCAGCGCCTGGACGATCCGGTGCTGCGCGAAAGGCTGCACGATCTCGACGATCTCGCGCGCCGCCTGCTGCGGCATCTCTCGGGCGAGATCGGCGCGCAGGAACTGCCGCTCAACGCCGTCATCATCGCCCGCGCCATGGGTCCGGCTGAGCTGCTCGATTACGGCCGCGAACGCCTCGTCGGCCTGGTGCTGGAGGACGCCGCCTCCACCAGCCATGTCTCGATCGTCGCGCGCTCGATGGGCCTGCCGCTGATCGGTTCGGTCGAGGGCATCTCCGATTCCGCGCGCGGCGGCGACCTGATCGCGCTCGACGGCGAGACCGGCGAGCTGCACCTGCGGCCGCAGCCCGAGATCGTCGCCGCCTTCGAGGCCAAGCGCGCCCTGCGCGAACAGGTCCAGGCGCGCTTCGCCGCGCTGCGCGACCTGCCCGCCATCACCAAGGACGGCGTGCCGATCCAGCTGATGATGAATGCCGGCCTCAAGCTCGACATGCCGCATCTGGCGGAATCGGGCGCCGACGGTATCGGCCTGTTCCGCACCGAGCTGCAATTCATGATCGGCGAGACCATGCCGCGGCTGGCGGACCAGGTGGAATTCTACCGCGCCATCATCGACGCCGCCGGCGACAAGCCCGTGGTCTTCCGCACGCTCGACCTGGGCGGCGACAAGGTGCTGCCTTATGCGCGCTGGGAGCGGGAGGAGAATCCGGCGCTGGGCTGGCGCGCCATCCGCATCGCGCTCGATCGCCCTGCGCTGTTGCGCTACCAGGTGCGCGCGCTGTTGATGGCGTCCGCCGGCGGCACGCTGCGCATCCTGTTGCCCATGGTCTCGAATGTCGACGAGTTCAATCGCGCCCGCGCCCTGATCGACCGCGAGACCGAACGCGCCCGGCTCCTGGGCATCGAACGGCCGCGCCAGGTCCTGGTCGGCGCGATGCTGGAAGTCCCTTCGCTCGCCTTCATGCTGCCGCAGCTCATGCGTTCGGCCGATTTCGTCTCCATCGGCTCCAACGATCTTCTGTCCTTCGTCTTCGCGGTCGACCGGACCAATCCGCGCGTTTCGCGGCGCTACGACGTGCTCAATCCGGCCGCGCTCTACCTGATCCGCCTGATCGTGAACTCGGCCGCGGAGGCGCATGGCGAGTTGTCGCTGTGCGGCGAAATGGCCGGTCGTCCGCTGGATGCCATGGCCTTGCTTGGCTTGGGGCTTCGCACGCTTTCCATGCATCCGGCGAACATCGGTCCGATCAAGGCGATGATCCGCAGCATGAATCTCAGC
- a CDS encoding aspartate kinase: MAKIAMKFGGTSVADLDRIRHVAQLVKRERDRGNQVAVVVSAMAGETNKLVAWCNDIARAPGSNAPAVPDPREYDVIVASGEQVTSGLLAVALGAIGVPARSWMGWQIPMRTSAVHGSARIEGMDGDLMNESLARGEVAVVAGFQGVAPHDRISTLGRGGSDTSAVAVAAGLNADRCDIYTDVDGVYTTDPRIVPKARRLEKISFEEMLEMASLGAKVLQTRSVEIAMLHRVPTRVLSTFDPDAGGTLLCDEDEIVEKKPVTGIAYSRDEAKITLLKIPDRPGIAAAIFGPLADAGVNVDMIVQNVSEDGKKTDLTFTVTRGELQRALASIEKAAEQIGYRELLHDANVAKVSIIGIGMRAHPGVAQTMFRTLSEKGINIQVISTSEIKVSVLIAEEYVELAVRALHSAYELDVA; the protein is encoded by the coding sequence ATGGCGAAGATTGCGATGAAATTCGGCGGCACCTCGGTGGCCGACCTGGACCGCATCCGCCATGTCGCCCAACTGGTGAAGCGCGAACGCGATCGCGGCAACCAGGTGGCCGTCGTGGTTTCCGCCATGGCCGGCGAGACCAACAAGCTCGTCGCCTGGTGCAACGACATCGCCAGGGCGCCCGGCTCCAACGCGCCCGCGGTGCCCGACCCGCGCGAATACGACGTCATCGTCGCCTCCGGCGAGCAGGTGACCAGCGGTCTCCTCGCCGTCGCGCTTGGCGCCATCGGGGTCCCGGCACGGTCCTGGATGGGCTGGCAGATCCCCATGCGCACCTCGGCCGTGCACGGTTCGGCCCGCATCGAGGGCATGGACGGCGACCTGATGAACGAAAGCCTCGCCCGTGGCGAGGTCGCGGTCGTCGCCGGCTTCCAGGGCGTCGCGCCGCATGACCGCATCTCGACGCTGGGCCGCGGCGGCTCGGACACCTCGGCGGTGGCGGTGGCGGCGGGGCTGAACGCCGACCGCTGCGACATCTACACCGACGTCGACGGCGTCTACACCACCGATCCGCGCATCGTGCCGAAGGCGCGGCGGCTGGAGAAGATCAGCTTCGAGGAGATGCTCGAAATGGCATCGCTGGGCGCCAAGGTCCTGCAGACCCGCTCGGTCGAGATCGCCATGCTTCACCGCGTTCCCACCCGCGTGCTGTCGACCTTCGACCCCGACGCGGGCGGAACGCTTCTCTGTGACGAGGACGAAATCGTGGAAAAGAAACCGGTCACCGGCATCGCCTATAGCCGCGACGAGGCGAAGATCACCCTCCTGAAGATCCCCGACCGGCCCGGCATCGCGGCGGCGATCTTCGGACCGCTGGCGGATGCCGGCGTCAATGTCGACATGATCGTCCAGAACGTGTCGGAGGACGGCAAGAAGACCGATCTCACCTTCACCGTCACCCGCGGCGAACTGCAGCGCGCCCTGGCCTCGATCGAGAAGGCGGCCGAGCAGATCGGCTATCGCGAACTGCTGCACGACGCGAATGTCGCGAAGGTCTCGATCATCGGGATCGGCATGCGGGCGCATCCCGGCGTCGCCCAGACCATGTTCCGCACCTTGTCGGAGAAGGGGATCAACATCCAGGTGATCTCGACGAGCGAGATCAAGGTGTCGGTCCTGATCGCCGAGGAGTATGTCGAGCTCGCCGTGCGCGCGCTGCACTCGGCGTATGAATTGGATGTGGCGTAG
- the ubiG gene encoding bifunctional 2-polyprenyl-6-hydroxyphenol methylase/3-demethylubiquinol 3-O-methyltransferase UbiG yields the protein MTLTDATIDPAEVAKFSAMAAEWWDPAGKFAPLHKFNPVRLQFIRDTAAAHFGRTGLKAFAGLALLDIGCGGGLLCEPMARLGFAVTGVDPSEKNIGTARAHAGTLPITYRAASAEALEAEGAAFDVVLNMEVVEHVADLKAYLQACARLVKPGGLTIVATLNRTLKSLALAKIGAEYVLRWLPPGTHDWNKFVAPAELRRLLEGAGLNPLKTQGVAFDPLNWDWHLSDDVDVNYMVVAGR from the coding sequence ATGACCCTGACCGACGCCACCATCGATCCCGCCGAAGTCGCCAAATTCTCCGCCATGGCGGCGGAATGGTGGGACCCGGCGGGCAAGTTCGCGCCGCTGCACAAGTTCAACCCGGTGCGGCTCCAGTTCATTCGCGATACGGCGGCGGCGCATTTCGGGCGCACCGGGCTGAAGGCCTTCGCGGGGCTCGCCCTGCTCGATATCGGCTGCGGCGGCGGGCTGCTGTGCGAGCCGATGGCGCGGCTGGGCTTTGCGGTGACCGGGGTCGATCCCTCCGAGAAGAACATCGGCACCGCCAGGGCGCATGCCGGGACGCTGCCGATCACTTATCGCGCGGCATCCGCCGAGGCGCTGGAAGCGGAGGGTGCGGCGTTCGACGTGGTCCTCAACATGGAGGTCGTCGAGCACGTCGCGGACCTCAAGGCCTATCTCCAGGCCTGCGCGAGGCTTGTGAAGCCCGGCGGCCTGACGATCGTGGCGACGCTGAACAGGACGCTCAAATCGCTGGCACTGGCCAAGATCGGGGCGGAGTACGTGTTGCGCTGGCTGCCGCCGGGCACGCATGACTGGAACAAGTTCGTCGCGCCGGCGGAACTCCGGAGGCTGCTTGAAGGTGCGGGGCTCAACCCGCTAAAAACACAGGGCGTGGCATTCGATCCGCTCAATTGGGACTGGCACTTGTCCGACGATGTAGACGTCAACTACATGGTCGTGGCGGGACGCTAG
- a CDS encoding DUF1178 family protein: MIVYNLRCRNAHEFEGWFRDSAAYDAQSRTGKLTCPVCDSRKVEKAIMAPAVSVAARKSTITADEAKKMRQFMTGLRKYVQQNADYVGPNFAEEARKIHYGEAEERHIYGEASLEEAKELVEEGVDVAPLPPDLDGVN; this comes from the coding sequence GTGATCGTCTACAATCTCCGGTGCAGGAATGCCCATGAGTTCGAAGGCTGGTTCCGCGACTCCGCCGCCTATGACGCGCAGTCCCGGACCGGCAAGCTGACCTGTCCGGTCTGCGATTCCCGCAAGGTCGAGAAGGCGATCATGGCGCCGGCGGTCTCGGTGGCCGCCAGGAAATCGACCATCACCGCCGACGAAGCCAAGAAGATGCGCCAGTTCATGACGGGCCTGCGGAAATACGTGCAGCAGAACGCCGACTATGTCGGCCCGAACTTCGCCGAAGAGGCGCGCAAGATCCACTATGGCGAGGCCGAGGAACGCCATATCTACGGCGAAGCGTCGCTCGAGGAAGCCAAGGAGCTGGTGGAGGAGGGCGTCGACGTCGCCCCGCTGCCGCCCGATCTCGACGGCGTCAACTGA
- a CDS encoding carbon-nitrogen hydrolase family protein, producing MTAFKAACVQLRSSDDIAENVRTTSAFIREAHGQGAQFVATPENTTLMAPDGGAKLAQSYDEAHDPALPAFAALAEELGIWLLIGSLAIKVSETKTANRQFLIDPKGRVTARYSKIHLFDVDLPSGEKYRESNTVAGGDEAVLADTPWGRIGLSICYDMRFPQLYRALAQKGAFLLTAPSAFTETTGKAHWHVLLRARAIENGAFVVAPAQGGTHANGRKTYGHSLIVAPWGEVLAEAGTEPGIIVAQIDPAAVVDARSRVPNLQHDRPFRGP from the coding sequence ATGACCGCTTTCAAAGCCGCCTGCGTCCAGCTCCGCTCCTCCGACGATATCGCGGAGAACGTCCGTACGACCTCCGCCTTCATCCGCGAGGCACATGGGCAGGGTGCGCAGTTCGTCGCCACGCCCGAGAACACCACGCTCATGGCGCCCGACGGCGGCGCCAAGCTGGCGCAGAGCTATGACGAGGCGCACGATCCGGCCCTCCCGGCCTTCGCCGCGCTGGCGGAGGAGCTCGGCATCTGGCTGCTGATCGGTTCGCTGGCGATCAAGGTCAGCGAGACCAAGACCGCCAACCGCCAGTTCCTGATCGATCCCAAGGGCCGCGTCACGGCGCGCTACAGCAAGATCCATCTGTTCGACGTCGACCTGCCCTCGGGCGAGAAATACCGCGAGTCGAATACCGTTGCGGGCGGCGACGAAGCGGTGCTCGCAGACACGCCCTGGGGCAGGATCGGTCTGTCGATCTGCTACGACATGCGCTTCCCGCAACTTTACCGCGCCCTGGCGCAGAAGGGTGCATTCCTGCTCACCGCCCCGTCCGCCTTCACCGAGACCACCGGCAAGGCCCATTGGCATGTGCTGCTGCGCGCCCGCGCCATCGAGAACGGCGCGTTCGTCGTCGCGCCGGCGCAAGGCGGCACGCACGCCAATGGCCGCAAGACCTATGGCCACTCGCTGATCGTCGCGCCGTGGGGCGAAGTGCTGGCCGAAGCGGGCACCGAGCCGGGCATCATCGTCGCGCAGATCGATCCGGCGGCGGTGGTCGACGCCCGTAGCCGGGTGCCGAACCTGCAGCACGACCGGCCGTTCCGCGGCCCTTAG
- the grxC gene encoding glutaredoxin 3, with translation MSNVKIYTTPICPYCVRAKALLKKKGATFDEIDVFMDSDARREMEAKSEGRRTVPQIFIGEKHVGGCDDLYALESQGKLDPLLAS, from the coding sequence ATGTCCAACGTCAAGATCTACACCACCCCGATCTGTCCCTATTGCGTGCGCGCCAAGGCGCTGCTCAAGAAGAAGGGCGCGACCTTCGACGAGATCGACGTCTTCATGGATTCCGATGCGCGCCGCGAGATGGAAGCCAAGAGCGAAGGCCGCCGCACCGTGCCGCAGATTTTCATCGGCGAGAAACATGTCGGCGGCTGCGACGACCTGTACGCACTCGAAAGCCAGGGCAAGCTCGACCCGCTTCTGGCGAGCTGA
- a CDS encoding ComF family protein, with protein sequence MSGGLQGGLKRAARAALDLVFPPMCIACRTQVAEPGALCAKCWQDVRFLEGPMCGCCGLPFDFDMGGETLCAACHADPPAFDKARAVMRYDAASRGPLLAFKHGDRLDLVPGFSRWLERGGRALLDEADLILPVPLHPGRLWSRRYNQSAELARALARLSGKTADLFALRRARATPSQGAMTSAKARRRNMLGAFKIPPRHKSAIAGRNILLVDDVLTTGATVEACARALKRAGAAKVLVLALARVVRSRAGDMM encoded by the coding sequence ATGAGCGGGGGATTGCAGGGCGGCCTCAAGCGCGCGGCACGGGCCGCCCTCGACCTCGTCTTCCCGCCGATGTGCATCGCCTGCCGCACCCAGGTCGCCGAGCCTGGGGCGCTCTGTGCCAAGTGCTGGCAGGACGTGCGCTTCCTCGAAGGGCCGATGTGCGGCTGCTGCGGCCTGCCGTTCGATTTCGACATGGGCGGCGAGACGCTGTGCGCCGCCTGCCACGCCGACCCGCCCGCCTTCGACAAGGCCCGCGCCGTCATGCGCTACGATGCGGCGAGCCGCGGCCCGCTTCTGGCCTTCAAGCACGGCGATCGCCTCGATCTCGTTCCGGGCTTTTCGCGCTGGCTGGAGCGCGGCGGGCGCGCTCTGCTCGACGAGGCCGATCTGATCCTGCCGGTTCCGCTGCATCCGGGGCGCTTGTGGTCGCGGCGCTACAACCAGTCGGCGGAACTCGCGCGCGCCTTGGCCCGCCTGAGCGGCAAGACCGCCGACCTTTTCGCCTTGCGCCGGGCCCGTGCCACGCCCAGCCAGGGCGCCATGACCTCGGCCAAGGCGCGGCGGCGCAACATGTTGGGGGCGTTCAAGATTCCGCCCCGCCACAAATCGGCCATCGCCGGGCGTAATATCCTGCTGGTCGACGACGTGCTGACCACGGGCGCGACCGTCGAAGCCTGCGCCCGTGCGCTAAAGCGCGCAGGCGCGGCGAAAGTGCTGGTTTTGGCGCTCGCCCGCGTTGTCCGGTCGCGTGCCGGCGATATGATGTAA
- a CDS encoding methyltransferase domain-containing protein translates to MDVPRIFDSKALALHRERARRIGGDAFLLREAEAGLAERLGGVLRGFAARTELALDGAENFAAAPESLDLVTSALALHAVNDLPGVLVQVRRALRPDGLFLGALFGGETLTELRQSLAAAEIAVLGGVSPRVAPFADVRELGGLLQRAGFALPVADVERTVVRYRDFGGLVRDLRAMGETNALVERSRKPMPRALLAAAWAHYAEHFTDPDGRLRATFEIVYLTGWAPHASQQTPLKPGSATARLADVLGARKS, encoded by the coding sequence ATGGACGTTCCGCGCATATTCGATTCCAAGGCGCTCGCGCTGCACCGTGAACGGGCGCGGCGGATCGGCGGCGACGCGTTCCTGCTGCGCGAAGCGGAAGCCGGGCTCGCCGAACGGCTCGGCGGCGTGCTGCGCGGCTTCGCGGCGCGGACGGAGCTGGCGCTCGACGGCGCGGAAAATTTTGCGGCGGCGCCGGAGTCGCTCGACCTCGTGACCAGCGCCCTTGCCTTGCATGCGGTCAACGACCTGCCGGGCGTGCTGGTGCAGGTGCGACGCGCGCTCCGGCCCGATGGACTGTTCCTGGGCGCCCTGTTCGGCGGCGAGACCTTGACCGAATTGCGCCAGTCCCTGGCAGCGGCCGAGATCGCGGTGCTGGGCGGCGTCAGTCCGCGGGTGGCGCCCTTCGCCGACGTGCGCGAGCTCGGCGGCCTGCTGCAGCGCGCCGGCTTCGCGCTGCCCGTTGCCGATGTGGAGCGGACCGTCGTGCGCTATCGCGATTTCGGCGGGCTGGTGCGCGACCTGCGCGCGATGGGCGAGACCAATGCGCTGGTGGAGCGGTCGCGCAAGCCGATGCCCCGCGCCCTGCTCGCCGCCGCCTGGGCGCACTATGCGGAGCATTTCACCGATCCCGACGGACGGCTGCGCGCCACCTTCGAGATCGTCTACCTGACCGGCTGGGCGCCGCATGCGAGCCAGCAGACGCCGCTGAAGCCCGGCAGCGCGACGGCCCGGCTGGCCGACGTGCTGGGCGCGCGCAAGAGCTGA
- a CDS encoding Flp family type IVb pilin, with product MGAAAGADAISDAGGRPAAHPHAARSALSRLAADASGATAIEYAMIASIISIVIFTAVSAIGTSLTTFFQNLSNAF from the coding sequence ATGGGTGCTGCCGCGGGAGCTGACGCAATATCCGATGCCGGCGGCCGACCTGCCGCTCATCCCCATGCTGCGCGATCTGCTCTGAGCCGGCTTGCGGCCGACGCGAGCGGTGCCACGGCGATCGAATATGCCATGATCGCGAGCATCATCTCGATCGTGATCTTCACCGCCGTTAGCGCCATCGGCACCAGCCTGACGACCTTCTTCCAGAACCTCTCGAACGCGTTCTAG
- a CDS encoding (deoxy)nucleoside triphosphate pyrophosphohydrolase, which yields MERMGARLVLVVACALIDPDGRVLIAQRSPQKAMAGLWEFPGGKVEPGERPEEALIRELAEELGIMVKEPCLAPFTFASHAYPDFQLLMPLYVCRRWEGIAVPREHSALKWVLPRELTQYPMPAADLPLIPMLRDLL from the coding sequence ATGGAACGCATGGGTGCGAGGCTCGTTCTGGTGGTCGCCTGCGCGCTGATCGATCCGGACGGCCGCGTTCTCATCGCGCAGCGGTCGCCACAGAAAGCGATGGCAGGACTATGGGAATTTCCGGGCGGAAAGGTCGAGCCGGGCGAGCGGCCCGAAGAGGCGCTGATCCGCGAGCTCGCCGAGGAATTGGGAATCATGGTCAAGGAGCCATGTCTCGCGCCCTTCACCTTCGCCTCGCACGCCTACCCGGATTTCCAGCTCCTGATGCCGCTCTATGTCTGCCGCCGCTGGGAGGGGATCGCGGTGCCGCGCGAGCACAGCGCGCTCAAATGGGTGCTGCCGCGGGAGCTGACGCAATATCCGATGCCGGCGGCCGACCTGCCGCTCATCCCCATGCTGCGCGATCTGCTCTGA